The following coding sequences lie in one Spirosoma sp. KUDC1026 genomic window:
- a CDS encoding vancomycin high temperature exclusion protein has product MNTTLSTADYNDGAPREAPGVRVVKWTIKTAIALAFVGAIAVLAANWWVVHSTREQVYFDIDELPANDVGLVLGTSKFVRSGKENLFFRYRMEASARLWKEGKIKYLILSGNNDSEYYNEPADMQRALVKLGVPESVMTLDYAGYRTFDSVVRCKEVFNQEKITIISQNFHNARALFISNHEGIEAIAFAAQDVPDGYSLRTLLREYLARPNTLLDVYIQRPAFEKGNWERSRRPAAVSPVPQEDSVMVAD; this is encoded by the coding sequence ATGAATACCACTTTGTCCACAGCTGATTACAACGACGGAGCGCCCCGCGAAGCGCCGGGTGTGCGTGTGGTCAAATGGACCATAAAGACGGCAATTGCCCTGGCGTTTGTTGGGGCAATTGCCGTGTTGGCGGCCAACTGGTGGGTGGTGCACAGCACACGGGAGCAGGTTTACTTTGATATCGACGAGCTACCAGCCAATGACGTAGGACTGGTACTGGGAACGAGCAAGTTTGTACGCTCGGGGAAAGAGAATCTATTCTTTCGTTACCGTATGGAAGCGTCGGCCCGGCTCTGGAAAGAGGGGAAAATAAAGTACCTCATTCTGAGCGGAAATAACGATTCTGAATACTACAACGAACCCGCCGACATGCAGCGGGCCCTTGTGAAGCTGGGGGTGCCGGAATCGGTGATGACCCTCGACTACGCGGGCTACCGGACGTTTGATTCGGTAGTACGCTGCAAAGAAGTCTTTAATCAGGAAAAGATTACGATTATCTCCCAGAATTTTCACAACGCCCGTGCGCTGTTCATCAGCAACCACGAGGGAATCGAAGCAATTGCTTTTGCCGCGCAGGATGTTCCGGACGGCTATTCGCTCCGGACCCTGCTGCGCGAGTACCTGGCGCGGCCAAATACCCTGCTGGACGTCTATATCCAGCGGCCTGCGTTCGAAAAAGGAAACTGGGAGCGTAGCCGCCGGCCGGCGGCTGTTTCGCCCGTTCCTCAGGAAGATTCCGTGATGGTGGCCGACTAG
- a CDS encoding D-2-hydroxyacid dehydrogenase — translation MIVFVNTKLDATLKARIQQAIPPDATLLVKQDLPNDEQLAAFRTANVLMGNPDPDWFREPLPELNFWQLDSAGFDKYAQVQVAAAVANMGDYFAWPCAETMVAGVMALYRRIPELAVEQDRKVWVGVPVRNRMGLLLKKRVVILGTGTIGQAVKQMLTGFSCDTKMLARTDPRADLHSVDELKAVLPDTDIVINCLPGSARGFFSAELIAAMTPTSIYANVGRGTTTDEPALIAALQTKKLGGAVLDVTAEEPLPADSPLWSLPTVLLTQHTGGGQPDEDGGKVDLFLRNLQHFQAGEPLENRVDLTKGY, via the coding sequence ATGATCGTTTTTGTAAACACCAAGCTGGATGCTACGCTCAAAGCCCGGATTCAGCAGGCGATACCGCCCGATGCAACCCTACTGGTTAAACAGGATTTGCCGAACGACGAGCAGTTGGCGGCCTTTCGTACGGCGAACGTGCTGATGGGGAACCCCGACCCGGACTGGTTTCGTGAACCACTGCCCGAGCTCAACTTCTGGCAGCTGGACTCGGCGGGATTCGATAAGTACGCCCAGGTTCAGGTGGCGGCTGCCGTAGCCAACATGGGCGATTATTTTGCCTGGCCCTGCGCCGAAACAATGGTCGCCGGGGTTATGGCACTCTACCGCCGGATTCCCGAACTGGCCGTTGAACAGGATCGCAAGGTATGGGTAGGAGTGCCCGTCCGCAACCGGATGGGGCTGCTGCTGAAAAAGCGGGTGGTCATTCTCGGGACCGGGACCATTGGGCAGGCGGTGAAGCAGATGCTGACGGGGTTTTCCTGCGACACGAAAATGCTGGCCCGTACTGATCCGCGGGCTGACCTGCATTCCGTCGACGAACTAAAAGCAGTCCTGCCGGATACGGATATTGTCATTAACTGCCTGCCCGGCTCGGCCCGCGGGTTTTTCTCCGCCGAGCTGATCGCAGCCATGACACCGACGAGTATCTACGCCAACGTTGGCCGGGGAACCACCACCGACGAGCCGGCTCTGATTGCCGCTCTGCAGACGAAAAAACTGGGTGGGGCGGTGCTGGACGTAACGGCTGAAGAGCCCCTCCCGGCCGATAGCCCCCTCTGGTCGCTGCCAACCGTCCTGCTGACCCAGCACACGGGGGGCGGTCAACCCGACGAGGATGGCGGTAAAGTCGATCTGTTTCTTCGCAATCTCCAGCATTTCCAGGCGGGCGAACCGCTGGAGAACAGGGTGGATCTCACCAAAGGGTACTAG
- a CDS encoding response regulator, translated as MTDVLYVEDDPNDADIFSRLMRKLDRSISFTIIDNGFEALDYLTSQGKYLDQTRPMPKLVLMDLNMEGISGFEVIQQARQTESARFLPIVAFSTSDSPTDVRAAYEAGINAYIVKPGGYQATASLLSRLYDFWLDNNLCLDSR; from the coding sequence ATGACAGACGTTCTATATGTAGAAGATGATCCGAACGACGCCGATATTTTCAGTCGGCTCATGCGGAAACTGGACCGGTCGATTTCGTTCACCATTATTGATAATGGGTTTGAGGCCCTCGATTACCTGACGAGTCAGGGCAAATACCTGGATCAGACCAGACCTATGCCGAAGCTGGTGCTGATGGATCTGAATATGGAAGGCATCAGTGGCTTCGAGGTAATCCAGCAGGCCCGCCAGACCGAGTCGGCCCGGTTCCTGCCTATCGTGGCCTTCAGCACGTCAGATAGTCCAACCGATGTTCGGGCGGCCTACGAAGCTGGCATCAATGCGTACATCGTAAAACCTGGCGGCTATCAGGCAACGGCGTCCCTGCTGAGCCGGCTGTATGATTTCTGGCTGGATAACAACCTGTGCCTGGATTCCCGATGA
- a CDS encoding biliverdin-producing heme oxygenase produces the protein MSTLPERLKEQTRPLHEATEQLLYINELRNGTLSPDAYVHLLRTHLAFHQALEDAMARFPDFGTEYNLEARRKADWLVADLTRLEQTVPTPMPELFANWSPVELLGAAYVSEGSMLGGKFVWQMLQQNPAILSLLTDARFYQGYGKDTGRLWKEFLVFLQMRGENQADTVVEAAERAFRAYQTCFQRTMPVYTT, from the coding sequence ATGAGTACCTTACCCGAACGCCTAAAAGAGCAAACCCGGCCGCTGCACGAAGCCACCGAGCAACTACTGTACATCAACGAACTACGCAACGGTACGCTGTCGCCCGACGCGTATGTGCATCTGCTTCGTACGCACCTGGCCTTCCATCAGGCGCTGGAAGACGCCATGGCCCGGTTTCCTGACTTCGGTACCGAGTATAATCTGGAGGCCCGTCGAAAAGCGGACTGGCTCGTGGCCGATCTAACACGGTTGGAGCAGACAGTACCAACACCCATGCCGGAATTATTTGCCAATTGGTCGCCAGTGGAGCTGCTGGGGGCGGCTTACGTCAGCGAAGGGTCGATGCTGGGCGGGAAGTTCGTCTGGCAGATGCTGCAGCAGAATCCCGCCATTCTGTCTCTGCTGACCGATGCCCGTTTTTACCAGGGATACGGTAAAGATACCGGCCGGTTGTGGAAAGAGTTTCTGGTTTTTCTGCAGATGCGGGGTGAAAACCAGGCGGATACCGTCGTTGAGGCCGCCGAACGAGCCTTCCGGGCGTATCAAACCTGCTTTCAACGGACCATGCCCGTTTATACAACATAA
- a CDS encoding sensor histidine kinase, with protein MADPLNAYQAPAVNYRTDTDERLQLVIMAARIGTWDYNPLTDELSWSDRCKELFGLRPDSPVPITYDLFLQGLHPDDRSQTNRVVENALQPENIHEPFQVEYRTIGLDDGQVRWIRSNGRAFLNDAGQVDQFIGTVIDITQNYRHSEELERRVHERTLALQEALRAKEEQEALARQSNKALNQVLEGMPINTLGLTSVRDESGRIIDFHVQFVNNLSAINLGFSREQLIGRLLSEVSPGYRETLLFRQYVDTVESGELHRSEIQTGTDDTIRWYDVSSVKQDDGLLVMYLNITDRKQSEHYIQQQTEELQRNNFELRQSNENLQQFAQVASHDLQEPLRRIQAFSDILQNQFEDNLSDGERDMIRRIQKSAGRMQLLIKDLLVYSRLATHRDPFELVSLNDVLTDVRSDLEIVIAEKQARIHVEPLPTVMGNDSRLRQLFQNLVANALKFQKPGQQPVIGIQARPARPQDLPERLAEQEDRRFWLITVTDNGLGFDEKYKDRIFTPFQRLHDGSAYGGTGIGLAICYRVTESHGGAIDVSSQPGEGATFKVFLPM; from the coding sequence ATGGCTGATCCTTTAAATGCATACCAGGCTCCCGCCGTCAACTACCGCACGGATACCGACGAGCGTCTTCAACTGGTCATCATGGCCGCTCGCATCGGCACGTGGGATTACAACCCCCTGACGGACGAGCTAAGCTGGTCAGACCGTTGCAAAGAACTGTTCGGCCTGCGGCCTGATTCCCCTGTACCGATTACGTATGATCTCTTTTTGCAAGGGCTGCATCCCGACGACCGCAGCCAAACTAACCGGGTGGTTGAAAACGCCCTGCAACCGGAGAATATTCACGAACCATTTCAGGTAGAGTATCGTACGATCGGTCTTGACGACGGCCAGGTCCGTTGGATCCGATCGAACGGTCGAGCGTTTCTCAACGATGCGGGTCAGGTAGATCAGTTTATCGGAACGGTCATCGATATCACCCAAAACTACCGTCACAGCGAAGAACTGGAACGGCGTGTTCACGAGCGAACGCTGGCTTTGCAGGAAGCCTTACGCGCTAAGGAAGAGCAGGAAGCACTGGCGCGCCAGAGTAACAAAGCGCTCAACCAGGTGCTGGAAGGAATGCCGATCAACACCTTAGGATTGACATCGGTTCGGGATGAATCGGGACGTATCATCGATTTTCATGTTCAGTTCGTCAACAACTTAAGCGCCATCAATCTTGGGTTTTCCAGAGAACAGCTCATCGGACGATTATTGAGTGAGGTATCGCCGGGATATCGGGAAACTCTATTGTTCAGGCAGTATGTCGATACGGTCGAGAGCGGTGAACTGCACCGGAGTGAAATTCAGACCGGTACCGACGATACCATACGCTGGTACGATGTTTCCTCCGTCAAGCAGGACGATGGTCTGCTGGTCATGTACCTCAACATCACCGACCGGAAGCAGTCCGAACACTATATCCAGCAGCAGACTGAAGAGCTTCAACGCAATAACTTTGAACTGCGGCAAAGCAACGAAAACCTCCAGCAGTTTGCGCAGGTAGCTTCGCATGACCTCCAGGAGCCGCTACGCCGGATTCAGGCATTCAGCGATATTCTCCAGAATCAATTTGAAGACAACCTGTCGGACGGCGAACGGGACATGATCCGGCGAATTCAGAAGTCGGCGGGGCGTATGCAACTGCTTATCAAAGACCTGCTGGTCTATTCCCGGCTGGCAACCCATCGCGATCCGTTTGAACTGGTATCGCTCAACGACGTACTGACGGATGTCCGAAGCGATCTGGAAATAGTTATTGCCGAAAAGCAGGCTCGTATCCACGTAGAGCCCTTACCGACGGTTATGGGTAATGACTCTCGGCTGCGGCAACTCTTTCAGAACCTGGTTGCTAACGCGCTGAAGTTCCAGAAACCGGGACAGCAGCCCGTCATCGGCATTCAGGCCCGACCGGCCCGCCCCCAGGACCTGCCCGAGCGCCTGGCGGAACAGGAAGATCGTCGGTTCTGGCTGATAACGGTTACGGATAATGGGCTTGGTTTCGACGAAAAATACAAAGACCGTATTTTCACACCCTTTCAGCGCCTGCACGACGGGAGTGCCTACGGTGGTACGGGCATTGGACTGGCCATCTGTTACCGGGTAACCGAAAGCCACGGCGGAGCCATTGATGTCAGCAGTCAGCCGGGCGAAGGGGCTACATTCAAAGTATTTCTGCCGATGTAA
- the rsmI gene encoding 16S rRNA (cytidine(1402)-2'-O)-methyltransferase, whose protein sequence is MKLFLVPTPIGNLDDITLRAIKVLQQADAILAEDTRTSGVLLRHLTISKPLHSYHIFNEHQTVQRLIDQLKSGKTLALVSDAGTPGISDPGFLLVRECIKHDIPVECLPGPTAFVPALVNSGLPNDRFTFEGFLPHKKGRQTRLAELAGEERTMVFYESPHRLLKTLQQFADLFGPDRPASVSRELTKMFEETRRGPLSELITYFGEKTVKGEIVVCVQGKEVSKGKNKRAYADEDDEE, encoded by the coding sequence ATGAAATTGTTTCTCGTACCGACGCCCATCGGCAATCTCGACGACATCACCCTGCGCGCGATCAAGGTGCTGCAGCAGGCCGACGCCATCCTGGCTGAGGACACCCGCACGTCGGGCGTGCTGCTGCGTCACCTCACTATCAGCAAGCCGCTCCATAGTTACCATATTTTCAACGAGCACCAGACCGTACAGCGGCTGATCGATCAGCTCAAAAGCGGTAAAACGCTGGCGCTGGTCTCCGATGCGGGCACGCCCGGCATTTCGGATCCGGGTTTCCTGCTGGTGCGGGAGTGTATCAAACACGACATTCCGGTGGAGTGCCTGCCGGGTCCCACGGCTTTCGTGCCGGCGCTGGTCAACTCGGGACTGCCTAATGACCGCTTTACGTTCGAGGGATTCCTGCCCCACAAGAAAGGCCGTCAGACGCGTTTGGCTGAACTCGCCGGCGAAGAACGGACGATGGTCTTTTACGAATCGCCCCACCGTCTGCTAAAAACCCTGCAGCAATTTGCCGACCTTTTCGGTCCGGACCGGCCGGCCAGCGTGTCGCGCGAACTGACCAAAATGTTCGAAGAAACCCGGCGCGGCCCGTTGTCCGAACTAATTACGTACTTTGGCGAAAAAACAGTAAAGGGTGAAATCGTTGTCTGCGTTCAGGGAAAAGAAGTCAGTAAAGGAAAAAACAAACGGGCCTACGCCGATGAGGACGACGAGGAATAA
- a CDS encoding RNA polymerase sigma factor has product MVTHHKLKDEELIRMYLRTQQNGYFETLYNRYVSKVYRRCLSLTKDSAKAEDFTHDIFIRVYGNLINFKEHSAFSTWLYSISYNYCMDQLRYANRLPTVELAQESDNHWIDNAESELLEMQLQHLTQVMRTISPDELQMLRMKYEEGMDIKEIAQQLDLRDSAVKMRLKRTRDKIRKLFTEQEY; this is encoded by the coding sequence ATGGTTACGCATCACAAACTTAAAGACGAGGAACTGATTCGTATGTATTTGCGAACACAGCAAAATGGCTATTTTGAAACGCTTTATAATCGCTACGTTAGTAAAGTTTATCGACGCTGTCTGTCACTAACCAAGGACTCTGCCAAGGCCGAGGATTTTACCCATGATATCTTTATCCGGGTCTACGGTAACCTCATTAATTTTAAAGAGCATTCTGCTTTTTCCACCTGGCTTTATTCGATTTCCTACAACTACTGCATGGATCAGCTGCGGTACGCCAACCGGCTTCCTACCGTTGAGCTGGCGCAGGAATCCGACAACCACTGGATTGATAACGCCGAAAGTGAACTGCTCGAAATGCAGCTTCAGCACCTGACGCAGGTGATGCGGACCATCTCGCCCGATGAGCTGCAGATGCTGCGGATGAAATACGAAGAGGGCATGGACATCAAGGAGATTGCCCAGCAGCTGGATCTGAGAGACAGCGCGGTGAAAATGCGCCTGAAACGCACCCGCGACAAAATCAGAAAACTTTTTACGGAGCAGGAGTACTAG
- a CDS encoding DUF4105 domain-containing protein → MRTTRNKLKIVGWLLAILLPVVPVSAQRLSPSAQMSLLTAGPGEDLYSVFGHTAIRVYDPAQNIDRTYGWGGFRFSENNFYVKFLRGTLPYYIDAYDMYLFVYAYQQENRTLREQVLNLTPAQKERLMAVLETNMQPENRTYQYKFFYDNCATRPRDKIAEACGDSLTIPSRSVMTGKSYRDWMNQYLGEKAWARLGMNLAIGQPADEQTDGWHAMYLPDQVHDQLASAKLRQANGSIVPLMSSDRTLFAGQRTFPQELPVIFDPEVVFALFGIAVAFFTIRRYQRGIVDRWLDRLLFCFSGVCGWFLFLLWVATDHGVTAWNPTLLYLMPLHLPLVYWVTGKSTTARRRTLYFGGTAVLIILGILLSHVPGGVDVVFPMTLLVRCIVNLQPLRAGRQFPVRTA, encoded by the coding sequence ATGAGGACGACGAGGAATAAACTAAAGATAGTCGGCTGGCTGCTGGCTATTCTGCTGCCTGTCGTGCCGGTATCGGCCCAGCGATTGTCGCCCTCAGCGCAGATGAGCCTCCTGACCGCGGGGCCGGGCGAGGATCTGTACTCGGTTTTCGGGCATACCGCCATCCGGGTCTATGATCCGGCGCAGAATATCGACCGTACCTACGGCTGGGGTGGCTTCCGCTTTTCCGAAAATAACTTCTACGTCAAGTTTCTGCGCGGCACCCTGCCCTATTACATCGATGCGTACGACATGTACCTGTTTGTGTACGCCTACCAGCAGGAAAACCGGACGTTGCGGGAGCAGGTGCTGAACCTGACACCCGCGCAGAAGGAGCGGCTGATGGCCGTACTGGAAACGAATATGCAGCCCGAAAACCGGACGTATCAGTACAAGTTCTTTTACGACAACTGCGCCACCCGGCCCCGCGACAAGATAGCAGAAGCCTGTGGCGACAGCCTGACGATACCGTCCCGGTCGGTGATGACCGGTAAATCATACCGCGACTGGATGAACCAGTACCTGGGTGAGAAAGCGTGGGCGCGGCTGGGCATGAACCTGGCCATCGGCCAACCCGCCGACGAGCAGACCGATGGCTGGCACGCCATGTACCTGCCCGATCAGGTACATGATCAACTGGCCAGCGCCAAACTCCGGCAGGCCAACGGCAGCATTGTTCCCCTGATGAGCAGTGACCGTACGCTGTTTGCCGGACAGCGTACGTTTCCGCAGGAACTGCCGGTTATTTTTGATCCCGAAGTTGTCTTTGCCCTGTTCGGCATAGCGGTGGCTTTCTTTACCATTCGTCGGTACCAGCGTGGTATCGTGGACCGGTGGCTCGACCGGCTGTTGTTCTGCTTTTCGGGCGTCTGCGGCTGGTTTTTGTTCCTGCTCTGGGTGGCTACCGATCACGGCGTAACGGCCTGGAACCCGACGCTGCTTTACCTGATGCCGCTGCATCTGCCGCTGGTCTACTGGGTAACGGGGAAAAGCACGACAGCCCGACGCCGGACGCTGTACTTTGGTGGAACGGCCGTGCTGATCATCCTGGGCATATTGTTATCCCACGTGCCGGGTGGTGTTGACGTCGTCTTTCCAATGACCCTGCTGGTACGTTGCATCGTTAATCTGCAACCGCTCCGAGCCGGCAGGCAATTTCCTGTACGGACCGCGTAA
- a CDS encoding DinB family protein, protein MIANDELIRIIDLLNTTYESEEAWHGPSVVEALRGVTPAMAGRRITPNTHTIAELVFHMTSWRIFCVKKMQGDADFDITTPAKDFGALPDKIDDFEWEALEMELSLSQEELINELDKRDDDEFLEDIVPGRQYTYYDMLHGIINHDLYHTGQIVILKKAFTFQGAGSRYENDVDEYGSPFGSSSEHDDYY, encoded by the coding sequence ATGATTGCCAACGACGAACTGATTCGTATAATAGACCTGCTGAACACAACGTACGAGAGCGAAGAAGCCTGGCACGGCCCCTCGGTCGTTGAAGCCCTGCGGGGTGTTACGCCAGCCATGGCGGGTCGACGGATTACCCCAAATACACATACCATTGCCGAACTGGTTTTTCACATGACCAGCTGGCGCATCTTCTGCGTGAAAAAAATGCAGGGCGATGCCGATTTTGACATTACAACACCCGCTAAAGATTTCGGTGCCCTGCCCGACAAGATTGATGATTTCGAGTGGGAAGCCCTGGAAATGGAGCTGAGTCTGAGTCAGGAAGAACTGATCAATGAACTTGACAAGCGCGATGATGATGAGTTCCTGGAAGACATTGTACCCGGTCGACAGTACACGTACTACGACATGTTGCACGGCATCATCAACCACGACCTGTACCATACCGGGCAGATCGTGATCCTGAAAAAAGCATTTACCTTTCAGGGCGCAGGCTCTCGCTACGAGAATGACGTTGACGAATACGGCTCCCCATTCGGCAGCAGCAGCGAACACGATGACTACTATTGA
- a CDS encoding DNA gyrase/topoisomerase IV subunit A — translation MMNEENLDPTDDERQAGADQPAPEDAAVESTGADEQMADAGAASLHDQTVVSGLYQNYFLDYASYVILERAVPAVEDGLKPVQRRILHALHEMDDGRFNKVANVIGQTMQFHPHGDASIGEALVNIGQKELLFDTQGSWGDVRTGDGAAAPRYIEVRLSKFALDTVYNDKTTEWQLSYDGRKKEPVTLPVKFPLLLAQGVEGIAVGLSTKILPHNFNELIEASIQILKDKPVVLYPDFQTGGLIDVSNYNDGHRGGKVRVRARIEEVDKKTLAIRDVPFGVTTSQLIDSIVKAAELGKIRIKAPSRNVAAVVDNTAKDVEILVHLQPGVSPDVTIDALYAFTDCEVSISPNACVIIGDKPHFVSVLDILRVNTHQTVHLLQRELEIRRGELMERLLYSSLEKIFIENRIYRKIEECETFDAVLATIDKALKPFKKQFYRDIVEDDLIRLTEIKIKRISKFDGFKADELMRRLEQELAETEDNLANITRFAINYYKDLQKKYGKGRERKTEIRAFNTIAANVVAAANQKLYVDREGGFIGYGLKKDEYVSDCSDIDDIIVFRRDGKCLVTKVQEKVFVGKDILYVSVFKKNDERKIYNLVYLDAKSGISMVKRFPVTGVTRDREYDLTMGNPKSKITYFSANDNGEAEVITVNLTAQSSAKLKQFDYDFASVGIKNRSAQGNILTKYPVRKLTLKTGGVSTLGGVDIWYDEHLGRLNRDERGRLLGNFDAKDSILVVYKDGQYELTSFDLTNRYEHGDITVLEKFDPDCVLSAVYYEANQKAWYVKRFKIETTSLDKKFSIIGDAKGSKLLAVTLDQYPRIELVHQVKDRGPVETMMLEPEGFIEIRGWKALGNKLPFARVKDVRLAEPKVVVPSAARAATPAAVPLDEDTASDEKESVQLGLFS, via the coding sequence ATGATGAACGAAGAAAATCTGGACCCGACAGACGACGAACGGCAAGCCGGCGCTGACCAGCCTGCGCCGGAGGACGCAGCCGTTGAGTCGACCGGGGCCGATGAACAAATGGCTGATGCGGGAGCCGCGAGTCTGCACGACCAAACGGTCGTGTCGGGCCTGTATCAGAATTATTTTCTGGATTATGCGTCGTATGTTATCCTTGAACGGGCTGTGCCCGCCGTTGAGGATGGCCTCAAACCCGTGCAGCGCCGGATTCTCCACGCCCTGCACGAGATGGACGACGGCCGCTTCAATAAAGTAGCCAATGTGATCGGGCAGACGATGCAGTTCCACCCCCACGGGGATGCCTCCATTGGCGAAGCGCTTGTGAACATCGGTCAGAAAGAATTACTGTTCGATACGCAGGGGAGCTGGGGCGATGTCCGGACGGGCGATGGCGCGGCTGCCCCCCGTTATATTGAAGTTCGCCTGTCGAAGTTTGCGCTGGATACGGTCTACAATGATAAGACGACCGAATGGCAGCTCTCGTACGATGGTCGTAAAAAGGAGCCCGTAACTCTGCCGGTAAAATTTCCGTTGCTGCTGGCCCAGGGCGTCGAAGGGATTGCGGTCGGGCTATCGACCAAGATTCTGCCGCACAACTTCAACGAGTTGATCGAGGCTTCGATCCAGATTCTGAAAGATAAACCCGTGGTGCTGTACCCGGATTTTCAGACCGGCGGTCTCATCGACGTGAGCAACTACAACGACGGCCACCGGGGCGGTAAGGTCCGCGTTCGGGCCCGGATTGAAGAGGTTGACAAAAAGACGCTGGCCATTCGCGACGTTCCCTTTGGCGTAACAACCTCGCAGCTGATCGATTCGATCGTTAAAGCCGCCGAACTGGGTAAAATCCGGATCAAGGCGCCAAGCCGGAACGTTGCGGCCGTGGTCGACAACACAGCCAAAGATGTGGAGATCCTGGTGCATCTGCAGCCGGGCGTATCGCCGGACGTAACGATTGATGCGCTCTACGCCTTCACCGACTGCGAGGTGTCTATCTCGCCCAACGCCTGCGTGATCATCGGCGACAAGCCGCATTTCGTGAGTGTACTCGATATTCTGCGGGTAAATACCCACCAGACGGTGCACCTGCTGCAGCGCGAGCTGGAGATTCGCCGGGGTGAGTTAATGGAGCGGCTGCTGTACAGCTCGCTTGAAAAAATCTTTATTGAGAACCGGATCTACCGGAAAATCGAAGAGTGCGAAACCTTCGACGCTGTTCTGGCCACGATCGACAAAGCGCTCAAACCGTTCAAGAAGCAGTTCTACCGCGATATCGTGGAGGACGATCTGATTCGCCTGACGGAGATCAAGATCAAGCGAATTTCTAAATTTGATGGGTTCAAGGCGGATGAACTGATGCGTCGGCTGGAGCAGGAACTGGCCGAAACCGAGGACAACCTGGCGAACATCACCCGCTTTGCCATCAACTACTACAAAGACCTGCAGAAGAAATACGGCAAAGGCCGTGAGCGCAAGACCGAAATCCGGGCGTTCAATACCATTGCTGCCAACGTAGTGGCTGCTGCCAACCAGAAACTTTATGTTGACCGGGAAGGCGGGTTCATCGGCTACGGTCTTAAAAAAGACGAATACGTCAGCGATTGTTCGGACATTGATGACATCATCGTGTTCCGGCGGGACGGTAAGTGCCTGGTGACAAAAGTTCAGGAAAAGGTATTCGTGGGTAAGGATATTCTCTACGTGTCGGTCTTTAAGAAAAACGACGAACGGAAAATCTACAACCTGGTCTACCTGGATGCCAAATCGGGCATTTCGATGGTTAAACGTTTCCCCGTGACGGGCGTAACGCGTGATCGGGAGTATGACCTGACGATGGGAAATCCTAAATCGAAGATCACGTATTTCAGCGCCAACGACAACGGGGAGGCCGAAGTGATTACGGTAAACCTAACCGCGCAGAGTTCGGCCAAACTAAAGCAGTTCGACTATGATTTTGCTTCGGTTGGGATCAAAAACCGCTCGGCGCAGGGCAACATCCTGACGAAATACCCGGTCCGGAAGCTGACGCTGAAAACGGGCGGGGTGTCTACGCTGGGTGGAGTCGACATCTGGTACGATGAGCACCTGGGGCGGCTCAATCGCGACGAGCGGGGTCGGTTGCTGGGTAATTTCGACGCGAAAGACAGTATTCTGGTCGTTTATAAAGACGGGCAGTATGAGCTGACCAGCTTCGATCTGACAAATCGCTACGAACACGGTGACATTACGGTACTGGAGAAGTTTGATCCGGACTGCGTTCTGTCGGCGGTGTATTACGAAGCTAATCAGAAGGCGTGGTATGTGAAGCGGTTCAAAATCGAAACGACGTCGCTTGACAAGAAATTCAGTATTATTGGCGACGCGAAAGGCTCTAAGCTGCTGGCCGTTACGCTGGATCAGTACCCACGTATTGAACTGGTACACCAGGTAAAAGACCGGGGACCGGTTGAAACGATGATGCTGGAGCCCGAAGGTTTTATTGAGATACGGGGCTGGAAGGCGCTGGGTAATAAACTGCCGTTTGCCCGCGTGAAGGACGTCCGGCTGGCCGAACCCAAAGTAGTAGTACCATCCGCTGCCAGGGCAGCAACCCCGGCGGCCGTACCCCTCGATGAGGACACGGCTTCCGACGAGAAAGAATCCGTACAGCTAGGCCTGTTTTCGTAG
- a CDS encoding 4a-hydroxytetrahydrobiopterin dehydratase gives MWQEQDNQLTRSFTFLNFSEAFAFMTRVALLAEQQNHHPWWSNVYNQVTIRLSTHDAVGVITDKDWTLARAIDALLQAE, from the coding sequence ATGTGGCAGGAACAGGATAATCAGCTCACGCGCTCGTTCACGTTTTTAAACTTCAGTGAGGCATTCGCCTTTATGACGCGGGTAGCGCTGCTGGCCGAACAGCAGAATCATCATCCGTGGTGGTCGAACGTGTATAATCAGGTTACCATCCGGCTGTCGACCCACGACGCGGTTGGTGTGATTACCGATAAAGACTGGACGCTGGCGCGGGCCATTGATGCGCTTCTGCAAGCTGAGTAA